A single window of Luteipulveratus halotolerans DNA harbors:
- a CDS encoding glycoside hydrolase family 19 protein gives MNISKNRKLTTAVVLATAGASVGVGFTVLGPGSPAQAAPSLSAVECSTSTRMFQLREGGTQLWYASVTGMEKARPTAYQWTKVGSLPKSRPGLAVAAHTEGKGSVQLLVTDRNGGLRSYSFNKDKRTLNSGTNLASGTASKPNKYGFSRLTSDGKRLYGVKGGALYAMSSVTTTKAPSGYVKVAGFNASPVAFFGNAGSDWELGWTDSRGNLHYSDLTAGKSGWTERSLTVREKFGASRAITSAGGGVVLRRSGQGVYRSLVADPSRGSGVSSATKVSSSYPADAPITTVPDTCAVKTGSESGTDVTYNDLKAMFGTRVGDKATVEKGLPSLNAAMKKGRITTPSRKAAFLATLVSESNVRYNASEVGVGARYKGRGFIQLTADFNYKSAGSYLGVDLLGTPTRAASLKWSAPIARWYWTKERPLNAYADQNDMGRVATAIGFGGSDQPSNPSRQQRCADFKSAYKVLTGKAPTGVTC, from the coding sequence ATGAACATCTCGAAGAACCGTAAGCTCACCACCGCAGTCGTCCTCGCCACCGCCGGCGCATCCGTCGGAGTCGGCTTCACCGTCCTCGGCCCGGGCAGCCCCGCTCAGGCGGCACCGTCGCTGAGCGCCGTCGAGTGCAGCACCAGCACGCGCATGTTCCAGCTGCGCGAAGGCGGTACGCAGCTGTGGTACGCCAGCGTGACGGGCATGGAGAAGGCCAGGCCCACGGCGTACCAGTGGACGAAGGTCGGCTCCCTGCCGAAGTCGCGCCCCGGCCTCGCGGTCGCCGCGCACACCGAGGGCAAGGGCTCGGTCCAGCTGCTCGTCACCGACCGCAACGGCGGCCTGCGCTCGTACTCGTTCAACAAGGACAAGCGCACGCTCAACTCGGGCACCAACCTCGCGAGCGGCACGGCGTCGAAGCCGAACAAGTACGGCTTCAGCCGGCTCACGTCCGACGGCAAGCGGCTGTACGGCGTCAAGGGCGGTGCGCTCTACGCCATGTCGAGCGTGACCACCACGAAGGCGCCGTCGGGGTACGTGAAGGTCGCCGGGTTCAACGCCTCACCGGTCGCGTTCTTCGGCAACGCCGGATCGGACTGGGAGCTCGGGTGGACCGACTCCCGCGGCAACCTGCACTACTCCGACCTGACCGCCGGCAAGAGCGGCTGGACCGAGCGTTCGCTGACCGTGCGCGAGAAGTTCGGCGCGTCGCGGGCGATCACGTCGGCCGGTGGCGGGGTCGTGCTGCGGCGTAGCGGTCAGGGCGTCTACCGCAGCCTGGTCGCCGACCCCAGCCGCGGCTCCGGCGTCTCGTCGGCCACGAAGGTGAGCTCGTCGTACCCCGCGGACGCCCCGATCACCACGGTGCCCGATACGTGCGCGGTGAAGACGGGATCCGAGAGCGGCACCGACGTCACCTACAACGACCTCAAGGCGATGTTCGGGACACGCGTCGGCGACAAGGCCACCGTCGAGAAGGGTCTGCCGTCGCTGAACGCCGCGATGAAGAAGGGCCGCATCACGACCCCGTCCCGCAAGGCGGCGTTCCTCGCGACGCTCGTCTCGGAGTCGAACGTGAGGTACAACGCGTCCGAGGTCGGGGTCGGCGCTCGGTACAAGGGACGCGGCTTCATCCAGCTGACGGCCGACTTCAACTACAAGTCCGCGGGCAGCTATCTCGGAGTCGACCTCCTGGGCACGCCGACACGGGCCGCGTCATTGAAGTGGAGTGCTCCGATCGCCCGGTGGTACTGGACCAAGGAGCGCCCGCTGAACGCGTACGCGGACCAGAACGACATGGGCCGCGTGGCCACGGCCATCGGGTTCGGTGGCAGCGACCAGCCGAGCAACCCTAGCCGCCAGCAGCGGTGCGCCGACTTCAAGAGCGCGTACAAGGTGCTGACCGGCAAGGCTCCGACGGGCGTCACCTGCTGA
- a CDS encoding M23 family metallopeptidase produces MRTRHQITGAAIVAASALGGVGLTLAGPSGTADATPAVSSTAASTSCTTASRVFQLRGGGTQIWAASISKANSTKPSVYGWQKVYTVTGAKGLSIAAHSEGKESIQILLSDQTGALRSLAYNKKDGKVTSARTLAKGGTTTKPGAYRFTSLTSDGTRVWGAGSGRLTVMTGISTTKAPTGRSTVAGLKGFYPAAFWANAGGSYEIAWTDSKGNVRYGNISATKGWHLANTTTVAKGWTSDAITTPGAGIVLRSSGDNLVRHHVNPSAKTGKVTRTTTLTKTFKAPNTIPMTTVPDTCKTTAPPQSSSGYSLPLDKGAQPRSEYDDPHHDYPSLDLAVPTGTSVKAIRGGRVTHVGGGCGNGVQISADDGGSYVYCHLSTRSVAPGATVKAGQLIGKSGNTGHSTGPHLHVQLKTGSTLRCPQPLLLAVYDGKTAPSLNSLPTSGCSY; encoded by the coding sequence ATGCGTACTCGTCATCAGATCACCGGCGCAGCCATCGTTGCTGCAAGCGCTCTCGGAGGCGTCGGCCTCACCCTGGCCGGCCCGTCCGGAACCGCCGACGCCACACCCGCGGTCAGCTCGACCGCCGCGAGCACCTCCTGCACAACCGCCAGCCGCGTCTTCCAGCTGCGCGGCGGCGGCACCCAGATCTGGGCCGCCTCGATCAGCAAGGCCAACAGCACCAAGCCGAGTGTCTACGGCTGGCAGAAGGTCTACACCGTCACCGGCGCCAAGGGCCTGTCCATCGCCGCGCACTCCGAGGGCAAGGAGAGCATCCAGATCCTCCTGTCGGACCAGACCGGCGCCCTGCGCTCCCTGGCCTACAACAAGAAGGACGGCAAGGTCACCAGCGCCCGCACCCTCGCCAAGGGCGGCACCACCACCAAGCCCGGCGCCTACCGCTTCACCTCCCTCACCTCCGACGGCACCCGCGTCTGGGGCGCCGGCAGCGGCCGCCTCACCGTCATGACCGGCATCTCCACCACCAAGGCCCCCACCGGCCGCTCCACCGTCGCCGGCCTCAAGGGCTTCTACCCCGCCGCGTTCTGGGCCAACGCCGGCGGCTCCTACGAGATCGCCTGGACCGACTCCAAGGGCAACGTCCGCTACGGCAACATCTCCGCCACCAAGGGCTGGCACCTGGCCAACACCACCACCGTCGCCAAGGGCTGGACCTCCGACGCCATCACCACCCCCGGCGCCGGCATCGTCCTGCGCTCCTCCGGCGACAACCTCGTCCGCCACCACGTCAACCCCTCCGCCAAGACCGGCAAGGTCACCAGGACCACCACCCTGACCAAGACCTTCAAGGCCCCCAACACCATCCCCATGACCACCGTCCCCGACACCTGCAAGACCACCGCACCACCGCAGTCCTCCAGCGGCTACTCGTTGCCCCTCGACAAGGGCGCTCAGCCGCGCAGCGAGTACGACGACCCCCACCACGACTACCCCTCGCTCGACCTCGCCGTCCCGACCGGGACCTCGGTCAAGGCGATCCGTGGCGGACGGGTGACGCATGTCGGAGGCGGATGCGGCAACGGCGTACAGATCTCAGCGGACGACGGTGGCTCCTACGTCTACTGCCACCTCTCGACCCGCAGCGTTGCGCCCGGCGCAACCGTCAAGGCCGGCCAGCTGATCGGCAAGTCAGGTAACACCGGCCACTCCACGGGTCCGCACCTGCACGTCCAGCTGAAGACCGGCAGCACGCTGCGCTGCCCCCAGCCGCTGCTCCTCGCGGTCTACGACGGCAAGACCGCACCGTCCCTGAACTCGCTCCCCACGTCCGGCTGCTCGTACTGA
- a CDS encoding helix-turn-helix domain-containing protein: MADDFGGQLKRARRAARLTQEELAGRSGLSVEGISLLERGLRRHPRRATVDLLIAALALDEAAADALREAALEPDDEPGADQAPAVAGRASTDLRPASSESAEPSRTPSRAPRPPRQLPPAPRRLYGRDDDLVRVHAAVADGRHQAVAVVGMGGVGKTALTLRAAEDLAPAYADGHVYLDLRGHRSTETVSTLDALRSLLTSLGEDADSVPRDVDGAAAMWRTMTRDAQLLVVLDNVADAEQVLPLLPGSSRCAVLMTSRKHLITSGADIAQIALPPLSDDHARAMVRDLLHGSAAADAPAALDELADRCTGLPLALRFVSSQLLARPHWPASFLTDRIDASHDTLVDLAVGDVTLRSTLAASVHELTASTDDVDLLAAHVLDLLGLLPGTTFSTTMVEHLAARPVAQVRRALDRLVDVSLLDAASVPDTYRLHDLVHEVARERAAATVSAADQVAARRRVLRHFVAVAWRSRGLVRPTPQGYDDAALTAARPAGWDATTCVDVLAAHAPLLLRLVDQVRADDPTSAVDIARLTLGMITYYVTRVDTAGWPEQVSLAIAGLGPDASAERAWLEQDLALALSGRGENADALRHARSALAQALHLDDPVCEGWARSAAALALKRIGRCSEAAREVEQVLDLAREAGDLRLQACAWRDLTLIRRESGALDQAAYSGRQALELYTRLDTPRGVVMAQINLGVVLRDLAELSESGRLLDSAVAGARAIDDRALETEALDELGYWYVVSGDVGVGIDVLGRGLELVQDGGGLQWEGRLRTRMATALDAIGRAAEAQEHWAAAARVHLARGEHAQAIEAEKRCGARVSVTSHLTVVRPVRRSHGWTYGVRTG, from the coding sequence ATGGCCGACGACTTCGGAGGTCAGCTGAAGCGGGCACGCCGCGCCGCGCGGCTCACGCAGGAGGAGCTCGCGGGCAGATCGGGGCTCAGCGTCGAGGGCATCAGCCTCCTCGAACGCGGTCTGCGGCGGCACCCGCGGCGGGCGACGGTCGATCTGCTGATCGCGGCCCTCGCCCTCGACGAGGCGGCGGCCGACGCCCTGCGGGAGGCCGCTCTCGAACCGGACGACGAGCCCGGGGCCGACCAGGCCCCGGCCGTCGCCGGGCGGGCGTCGACCGATCTGCGCCCCGCCTCTTCCGAGAGCGCGGAGCCGAGCCGTACGCCGTCCCGCGCACCTCGCCCGCCACGTCAGCTGCCGCCCGCGCCGCGCCGGCTGTACGGCCGCGACGACGACCTCGTGCGCGTCCACGCCGCGGTCGCCGACGGTCGTCACCAGGCCGTCGCGGTCGTCGGCATGGGCGGCGTCGGCAAGACCGCGCTGACCCTGCGCGCCGCCGAGGACCTGGCACCGGCGTACGCCGACGGTCACGTCTACCTGGACCTGCGCGGGCACCGCAGCACCGAGACCGTCTCGACCCTGGACGCGCTGCGCTCGTTGCTCACCTCGCTCGGTGAGGACGCCGACAGCGTGCCGCGTGACGTCGACGGCGCGGCCGCGATGTGGAGGACGATGACCCGCGACGCACAGCTGCTCGTCGTGCTGGACAACGTCGCCGACGCCGAGCAGGTGCTGCCGCTGCTGCCGGGATCGAGCCGCTGCGCGGTCCTGATGACCAGTCGCAAGCACCTGATCACCTCAGGTGCCGACATCGCCCAGATCGCGCTCCCTCCGCTGTCCGACGACCATGCCCGCGCAATGGTGCGTGACCTGCTGCACGGCAGCGCCGCCGCCGACGCTCCCGCAGCCCTTGACGAGCTCGCCGACCGGTGCACCGGACTCCCCCTGGCCCTGCGCTTCGTCTCGTCCCAGCTGCTCGCGCGACCCCACTGGCCCGCGAGCTTCTTGACCGACCGCATCGATGCCTCGCACGACACGCTCGTCGACCTCGCGGTGGGCGACGTGACGCTGCGCAGCACGCTCGCGGCCTCCGTCCACGAGCTCACCGCGAGCACGGACGACGTCGACCTGCTGGCCGCGCACGTGCTCGACCTGCTGGGGCTGCTGCCCGGGACGACGTTCTCGACCACGATGGTCGAGCACCTGGCCGCGCGGCCCGTCGCGCAGGTACGCCGCGCCCTGGACCGCCTCGTCGACGTCAGCCTCCTGGACGCCGCATCGGTCCCCGACACCTATCGACTCCACGACCTGGTGCACGAGGTCGCCCGTGAGCGCGCCGCCGCGACCGTCAGCGCCGCCGACCAGGTCGCCGCGCGACGGCGGGTGCTGCGCCACTTCGTCGCGGTCGCCTGGCGCTCACGCGGGCTCGTACGACCCACACCGCAGGGGTACGACGACGCCGCGCTCACCGCGGCGCGGCCCGCCGGCTGGGACGCCACGACCTGCGTCGACGTGCTCGCCGCGCACGCTCCGCTGCTGCTACGGCTCGTCGACCAGGTCCGTGCGGACGACCCGACCAGCGCGGTCGACATCGCACGCCTGACGCTCGGGATGATCACCTACTACGTCACCCGCGTCGACACGGCCGGCTGGCCCGAGCAGGTGTCCCTCGCGATCGCGGGGCTGGGGCCCGACGCCTCCGCTGAACGAGCCTGGCTCGAGCAGGACCTCGCGCTCGCCCTCTCGGGACGCGGCGAGAACGCCGACGCACTCCGGCACGCACGCTCGGCCCTTGCGCAGGCGCTCCACCTGGACGACCCGGTGTGCGAGGGCTGGGCCCGGTCGGCGGCCGCACTCGCCCTGAAGCGGATCGGTCGGTGCTCGGAGGCCGCGCGCGAGGTCGAGCAGGTCCTCGACCTGGCCCGCGAGGCGGGCGATCTGCGGCTGCAGGCCTGCGCCTGGCGCGACCTCACCCTGATCCGCCGCGAGAGCGGTGCTCTCGACCAGGCGGCGTACTCCGGGAGGCAGGCGCTGGAGCTCTACACCCGGCTGGACACACCGCGTGGTGTGGTCATGGCTCAGATCAACCTGGGCGTCGTGCTGCGCGACCTCGCCGAGCTCTCCGAGTCCGGCCGACTGCTCGACTCCGCCGTCGCGGGCGCCCGTGCCATCGACGACCGGGCACTGGAGACCGAGGCGCTGGACGAGCTGGGCTACTGGTACGTCGTCTCCGGCGACGTGGGTGTCGGCATCGACGTCCTCGGCCGCGGCCTCGAGCTGGTCCAGGACGGTGGCGGCCTGCAGTGGGAGGGTCGGCTGCGGACCCGGATGGCGACCGCCCTCGACGCGATCGGACGGGCCGCGGAGGCGCAGGAGCACTGGGCGGCGGCCGCACGCGTACACCTGGCGCGCGGCGAGCACGCTCAGGCTATTGAGGCCGAGAAGCGTTGCGGTGCAAGGGTTTCGGTGACATCACACCTGACTGTCGTCCGACCCGTACGCCGGTCGCACGGGTGGACGTACGGGGTTCGTACGGGTTGA